One segment of bacterium DNA contains the following:
- a CDS encoding peptidoglycan bridge formation glycyltransferase FemA/FemB family protein, whose protein sequence is MLLTPDRQSDWNAFVAGCRAGDFMQAWEWGDLKARTGWTPLRLAVERDGRLVAGMQVLQRNAPGGRCLFYAPRGPLVPSGEPEVLETLLSEARELARGRRALALKVDPALPEPDEAFVGSLRRLGFRPAPDTTHFGGVQPRYVMKVNIAPGPDELLASFHPKWRYNIRLAQKKGVTIRQGTRDDLPAFYEVLQETCRRDGFAVRALSYYEDLWDLLIAPGLGGLFLGSVGDELICGAITLALGPQAWYVYGASSNRLRNTMPNHLLQWEMMQWAQARGCTVYDMRGVARETGAEDDEGGLHGLNRFKRGFGAQYLEYVGEFDLVYSPLWYVAYNQALRLRRVLRRSPRSAETSE, encoded by the coding sequence ATGCTGCTGACACCTGATCGCCAGTCGGACTGGAACGCCTTCGTCGCCGGCTGCCGTGCCGGCGATTTCATGCAGGCCTGGGAATGGGGAGACCTCAAGGCCCGGACCGGGTGGACGCCCCTGCGCCTGGCCGTCGAGCGGGACGGCCGCCTTGTCGCCGGCATGCAGGTGCTGCAGCGCAACGCCCCGGGCGGGCGCTGCCTGTTCTATGCCCCGCGGGGGCCGCTTGTGCCGTCGGGAGAGCCCGAGGTGCTGGAGACGCTGCTGTCCGAGGCGCGGGAACTGGCCCGCGGCCGCCGGGCGCTGGCGCTGAAGGTGGACCCGGCGCTGCCCGAGCCGGACGAGGCCTTTGTCGGCAGCCTGCGCCGCCTGGGCTTCCGTCCGGCCCCGGATACGACCCACTTCGGCGGCGTGCAGCCCCGCTACGTGATGAAGGTCAACATCGCCCCCGGCCCCGACGAGCTACTGGCTTCCTTCCACCCCAAGTGGCGCTACAACATCCGGCTGGCCCAGAAGAAGGGTGTGACAATCCGCCAGGGCACCCGCGACGATCTGCCGGCGTTCTACGAGGTGCTGCAGGAGACGTGCCGCCGTGATGGCTTCGCGGTGCGGGCGCTGAGCTACTATGAGGACCTCTGGGACCTGCTGATCGCGCCGGGGCTGGGCGGGCTGTTCCTGGGCTCGGTCGGCGACGAGCTGATCTGCGGGGCCATCACGCTGGCCCTGGGGCCGCAGGCGTGGTATGTCTACGGCGCCTCCAGCAACCGCTTGCGCAACACCATGCCCAACCATCTGCTGCAATGGGAGATGATGCAGTGGGCCCAGGCGCGGGGCTGCACGGTGTATGACATGCGCGGCGTGGCCCGCGAGACGGGCGCGGAGGACGACGAGGGCGGGCTGCACGGCCTGAACCGCTTCAAGAGAGGGTTCGGCGCGCAGTATCTGGAATACGTGGGCGAGTTCGACCTGGTCTACTCGCCCCTGTGGTACGTGGCCTACAACCAGGCGCTGCGGCTGCGGCGGGTGTTGCGCCGCTCGCCCCGGAGCGCCGAGACATCCGAGTGA